Genomic segment of Candidatus Methylomirabilota bacterium:
CTCTTCAACGTCGTCACCGGCCTCCTCCGGCCCACTGGCGGCGCCGTCCGCTTCCACGGCGCTCCGATCACGCGGCTCCCTCCGTTCCGGATCTCCCGGCTGGGTATCGCCCGCACCTTCCAGCTCGTCCGGATCCTGCCCAGCCTCACCATCGCCCAGAACGTGCTCGTCGGCCTCCACTTCAGCGGACGCCGGCGCTTGGCCGGGCCGCCCGCCGAGGAGGTGCGGCGGCTGCTCGGGCTGGTCGGCCTCGAGGCGCGGGCCGAGGAGCCGGCCCGGGCGCTCCCGCTGGCCGATCGCAAGCGTCTCGAGATCGCCCGGGCCCTCGCCACCCAGCCTGACCTGCTGCTCCTCGACGAGGTCCTTTCCGGCATCCGGGCGGCCGAGGCGCGAGCGCTGATGGAGCTGATCCGCGCGATCCGGCAGGCCGGCACCACGATCATCATGATCGAGCACATCATGAAGGCCATCATGGCCCTGTCGGACCGCGTCGTCGTCCTGCACCACGGGGAGAAGATCGCCGAAGGCTCACCCGACGCGGTCGCCGCCACGCCCGCCGTCGTCCAGGCGTACCTTGGCGCCACCACCGCGGGCTGACCGGGTTCCCTCGCCGGCCCTGGCCCTGGCGTCCGTCCAGCGCCGCATCGTGGCCTGCCGGCGCTGCCCACGGCTGGTCGCGCACCGGCAGGCGGTGGCGGCCGATCCACCCCGCCGCTTCAGAGGCCAGCGCTACTGGGCGCGACCGGTCCCGAGTCTCGGATCGGTGGGAGCCCGGCTGCTCCTGGTCGGCCTGGCGCCGGCGGCCCACGGCGGGAACCGCACGGGGCGCATGTTCACGGGTGACGTCCCGGGAGGAAGCGGGGAGTGGCTCGCCCGGGCCCTCCACACTCACGGCTTCGCCACGCGGCCCAGCTCCCGCCACCGAGGCGATGGCTTCCGGCTCCTCGACGCGTACATCACGGCCACGATCCACTGCGCGCCCCCCGAGAACCGTCCGCTGCCCCGCGAGGTGGCCAACTGCTCGGAGTACCTCCGGGCCGAGCTCGGGCTCCTCCGGCGCGTGCGGGTGGTGATCGCCCTCGGCCGGGTCGGCTTCGACGCCTATCTGCGGAGCGCCCGGGTCCTCGGCTGGCCGGAGGCCCGCCCGCGCCCGCACTTCGCCCACGGGGCGGTGGCCTTCCTGCCCTGGGGCGTGACGCTCCTGGCCTCCTATCACCCCAGCCGCCAGAACACGCAGACCGGCAAGCTCACCTGGGCGATGTTCGAGGCCGTCTTCGCCGAGGCCCGCCGGCGGCTGGGATCCGCGCCCCTTCGGAAGAGCCCCTAGGTCATTTCGGGGGTTCTCGGAAGACCCCCGATACCCCCGGATTTTGCT
This window contains:
- a CDS encoding ABC transporter ATP-binding protein, with the protein product MPPLLEIEELTVRFGGLAALAGVSLRVDAGEIVGLIGPNGAGKTTLFNVVTGLLRPTGGAVRFHGAPITRLPPFRISRLGIARTFQLVRILPSLTIAQNVLVGLHFSGRRRLAGPPAEEVRRLLGLVGLEARAEEPARALPLADRKRLEIARALATQPDLLLLDEVLSGIRAAEARALMELIRAIRQAGTTIIMIEHIMKAIMALSDRVVVLHHGEKIAEGSPDAVAATPAVVQAYLGATTAG
- a CDS encoding uracil-DNA glycosylase — its product is MAPPPRADRVPSPALALASVQRRIVACRRCPRLVAHRQAVAADPPRRFRGQRYWARPVPSLGSVGARLLLVGLAPAAHGGNRTGRMFTGDVPGGSGEWLARALHTHGFATRPSSRHRGDGFRLLDAYITATIHCAPPENRPLPREVANCSEYLRAELGLLRRVRVVIALGRVGFDAYLRSARVLGWPEARPRPHFAHGAVAFLPWGVTLLASYHPSRQNTQTGKLTWAMFEAVFAEARRRLGSAPLRKSP